One Halobaculum roseum DNA segment encodes these proteins:
- a CDS encoding DNA-directed RNA polymerase subunit N: MMIPVRCFTCGTVIGEHWEEFKARAKEGDEDPAAVLDELGVDRHCCRRMMVSHTDLVDVVSPYQ, encoded by the coding sequence ATGATGATCCCTGTCCGGTGTTTCACGTGCGGAACCGTCATCGGTGAACACTGGGAGGAGTTCAAAGCCCGTGCCAAGGAGGGCGACGAGGACCCCGCGGCGGTCCTCGACGAGCTCGGCGTGGACCGCCACTGCTGCCGGCGGATGATGGTGAGTCACACAGACCTGGTCGACGTCGTCTCCCCCTACCAATGA
- a CDS encoding 30S ribosomal protein S11: MSESENTESRWAIANVFASFNNTLITVTDITGAETLIKSSGGAVVKQNRDEASPYAAMQMAEGVAEQLKAQGIEGVHVRIRGPGGNAQKSPGPGAQPTIRALARAGIEIGRIEDVTPIPHDGTRAPKKNRL; the protein is encoded by the coding sequence ATGAGCGAATCCGAGAACACCGAGAGTCGCTGGGCGATCGCGAACGTGTTCGCGTCGTTCAACAACACCCTCATCACGGTGACCGACATCACCGGGGCCGAGACGCTGATCAAGTCCTCGGGCGGCGCCGTGGTGAAGCAGAACCGAGACGAGGCGTCGCCGTACGCGGCCATGCAGATGGCCGAGGGCGTCGCCGAGCAGCTCAAGGCGCAGGGTATCGAGGGCGTCCACGTCCGCATCCGCGGTCCCGGTGGAAACGCCCAGAAGTCCCCCGGGCCGGGCGCGCAGCCGACCATCCGCGCGCTCGCCCGCGCCGGGATCGAGATCGGTCGCATCGAGGACGTGACCCCGATCCCGCACGACGGCACTCGTGCGCCCAAGAAGAACCGCCTGTAA
- a CDS encoding CoA-acylating methylmalonate-semialdehyde dehydrogenase, whose product MVGPIGDGEVAHNYVGGEWREATGGESLDVENPATGERVGSVAFSSADDEDEAVALANEAFEEWSTTAVEERIQPLFRLKALLEEHQESLAEVLVTEHGKTKAEAMGEIRRGIENVEVACGIPTMMQAGHLPHAAPDIDETAVRQPLGTVVAVTPFNFPAMIPLWFLPYAVATGNTFVLKPSERDPFTANRIASLVDEAGFPDGVVNVVHGGPDTVNRLITHDGIEAVSFVGSTPIAKHVYETAAGAGKRVQAQGGAKNHVVVSANADLQFAAEQTCSSAFANAGQRCLANPVAVVEDEVYDEFAERLVEEAESMEIGPGLEEGTDMGPLVSGPHRESVLEYVETGVEEGAEVLLDGREQDVPESGYHLGATVFGDVDPDATIAREEIFGPVLALIRAEDFDDALSLVNRSQFGNAASLFTSDGGEARRFRLEIDAGNVGVNVGTAAAMAFFHFGGDKDSFFGDLHAQGDDAVRFYTDETVYIERWPDN is encoded by the coding sequence ATGGTAGGCCCTATCGGGGACGGCGAAGTGGCTCACAACTACGTCGGCGGCGAGTGGCGCGAGGCGACCGGCGGCGAGTCGTTGGACGTTGAAAACCCCGCGACCGGCGAGCGGGTCGGATCGGTCGCGTTCTCGTCGGCCGACGACGAGGACGAGGCGGTCGCGCTGGCGAACGAGGCGTTCGAGGAGTGGTCGACGACGGCCGTCGAGGAGCGGATCCAGCCGCTGTTCCGACTGAAGGCGCTCCTCGAGGAGCACCAGGAGTCGCTCGCGGAGGTGCTCGTCACCGAGCACGGCAAGACGAAGGCGGAGGCGATGGGCGAGATACGGCGGGGGATCGAGAACGTCGAGGTCGCCTGCGGCATCCCGACCATGATGCAGGCGGGCCACCTCCCGCACGCGGCGCCGGACATCGACGAGACGGCCGTCCGACAGCCGCTCGGCACCGTGGTGGCGGTGACGCCGTTCAACTTCCCCGCGATGATCCCGCTGTGGTTCCTGCCGTACGCGGTCGCGACGGGCAACACGTTCGTCCTCAAGCCGAGCGAGCGCGACCCGTTCACGGCGAATCGGATCGCCAGCCTCGTCGACGAGGCGGGCTTCCCCGACGGCGTCGTCAACGTCGTCCACGGCGGCCCCGACACGGTGAACCGCCTCATCACCCACGACGGGATCGAGGCGGTCTCGTTCGTGGGGTCGACGCCGATCGCGAAGCACGTCTACGAGACGGCAGCCGGCGCCGGCAAGCGCGTGCAGGCGCAGGGCGGCGCGAAGAACCACGTCGTCGTGAGCGCGAACGCGGACCTGCAGTTCGCGGCCGAGCAGACCTGTTCGTCCGCGTTCGCCAACGCCGGCCAGCGCTGTCTCGCAAATCCCGTCGCTGTTGTGGAGGACGAGGTGTACGACGAGTTCGCCGAGCGACTGGTCGAGGAGGCCGAGTCGATGGAGATCGGTCCCGGCCTGGAGGAGGGGACCGACATGGGTCCGCTCGTGTCCGGCCCGCATCGCGAGTCCGTGCTGGAGTACGTCGAGACCGGCGTCGAGGAGGGCGCGGAGGTGCTGCTCGACGGTCGCGAGCAGGACGTGCCCGAGTCGGGGTATCACCTCGGGGCGACCGTCTTCGGCGACGTGGACCCCGACGCGACGATCGCCCGCGAGGAGATCTTCGGCCCGGTGCTGGCGCTGATCCGCGCGGAGGACTTCGACGACGCCCTCTCGCTGGTGAACCGCTCGCAGTTCGGCAACGCCGCGTCGCTGTTCACCAGCGACGGCGGCGAGGCGCGGCGGTTCCGCCTGGAGATCGACGCCGGCAACGTCGGCGTCAACGTCGGCACCGCCGCCGCGATGGCGTTCTTCCACTTCGGCGGCGACAAGGACTCGTTCTTCGGCGACCTCCACGCCCAGGGCGACGACGCGGTGCGCTTCTACACCGACGAGACGGTGTACATCGAGCGCTGGCCCGATAACTGA
- a CDS encoding DNA-directed RNA polymerase subunit D, producing MADDFDVEVVTRDDRSARLLVRGLTPAVANGLRRTILSEVPTFSIDTVRFVENSSVMFDEMVGLRLGLVPLTTPLDDYEVGDTVTLALDVEGPATAYSGDIETSDDLVQPADENVPIIELKEGQRLEFEADAVLDSGKEHAKHQGGVAVGYRHLQRVTVVGDADEFDEEEPNILRGVIETEDGELVHTEEFDSDLTNRYPGKELDIEDVPGAFVFHIETDGSMSVDELTLRAVRSLRDRADELADKVAV from the coding sequence ATGGCGGACGACTTCGACGTCGAGGTAGTTACCCGAGACGACCGATCCGCGCGGCTGCTCGTCCGCGGGCTCACCCCCGCGGTAGCGAACGGTCTGCGCCGGACGATCCTCTCGGAAGTCCCGACGTTCTCGATCGACACCGTCCGGTTCGTCGAGAACTCGTCGGTGATGTTCGACGAGATGGTCGGGCTCCGCCTGGGGCTCGTCCCGCTGACGACGCCGCTCGACGACTACGAGGTCGGCGACACCGTCACCCTCGCGCTCGACGTCGAGGGGCCGGCGACGGCGTACTCGGGCGACATCGAGACGTCCGACGACCTCGTCCAGCCCGCCGACGAGAACGTCCCTATCATCGAGCTGAAGGAGGGACAGCGCCTGGAGTTCGAGGCCGACGCGGTGCTCGACTCCGGCAAGGAACACGCGAAACACCAGGGCGGCGTGGCCGTTGGCTACCGCCACCTGCAGCGCGTGACCGTCGTCGGCGACGCCGACGAGTTCGACGAGGAGGAGCCGAACATCCTCCGCGGCGTCATCGAGACCGAGGACGGCGAGCTCGTCCACACCGAGGAGTTCGATTCCGACCTCACCAACCGATACCCCGGCAAGGAGCTGGATATCGAGGACGTTCCCGGCGCGTTCGTCTTCCACATCGAGACGGACGGGTCGATGTCCGTCGATGAACTGACTCTCCGTGCGGTCCGGTCGCTTCGCGACCGCGCGGACGAACTCGCAGACAAGGTCGCAGTCTAA
- a CDS encoding 30S ribosomal protein S4, which produces MSTGTSTKRYETPNHPYQGERIDEESDLLSRYGLKNKEELWRAQSELRRYRREARSLIGESQGDVEAANEAGADFVARLQRLGILDDTDAITDVLSLDVTDVLERRLQTVAYRNGVGNSTKQARQFILHGHVVVGDARVTRPSYKVETVEEDLVDFDEISPLADELHPERAEGQ; this is translated from the coding sequence ATGAGCACCGGGACCTCCACCAAGCGATACGAGACGCCGAACCACCCGTACCAGGGCGAGCGGATCGACGAGGAGTCGGACCTGCTCTCCCGCTACGGCCTGAAGAACAAGGAGGAGCTGTGGCGAGCGCAGTCGGAGCTGCGTCGCTACCGCCGCGAGGCGCGGAGCCTCATCGGCGAGTCGCAGGGCGACGTCGAGGCCGCCAACGAGGCCGGCGCCGACTTCGTCGCGCGACTCCAGCGCCTCGGGATCCTCGACGACACGGACGCCATCACCGACGTCCTGTCGCTCGACGTGACCGACGTGCTCGAACGCCGGCTCCAGACGGTCGCGTACCGCAACGGCGTCGGTAACTCGACGAAGCAGGCGCGGCAGTTCATCCTCCACGGCCACGTGGTCGTCGGGGACGCCCGCGTCACGCGCCCGTCGTACAAGGTCGAGACGGTCGAGGAGGACCTCGTCGACTTCGACGAGATCTCCCCGCTCGCCGACGAACTCCACCCCGAACGCGCGGAGGGTCAGTAA
- a CDS encoding 50S ribosomal protein L18e: MSSSKTNPRLQNLIAELKSVARSSDATVWQDVADRLEKPRRTHAEVNLGRIERYANEDETVVVPGKVLGSGVLRKDVTVAAVDFSGTAETKIDQAGEAVRLEEALSNNPEGTDVRVIR; the protein is encoded by the coding sequence ATGAGTAGTAGCAAGACTAATCCGAGACTTCAGAACCTCATCGCCGAACTGAAGTCGGTCGCGCGCTCGTCCGATGCCACCGTCTGGCAGGACGTCGCCGACCGGCTCGAAAAGCCGCGGCGCACGCACGCGGAGGTCAACCTCGGCCGCATCGAGCGGTACGCGAACGAGGACGAGACCGTCGTCGTGCCGGGCAAGGTGCTCGGCTCGGGCGTGCTCCGTAAGGACGTCACCGTCGCCGCCGTCGACTTCTCCGGCACCGCCGAGACGAAGATCGACCAGGCCGGCGAGGCCGTCCGGCTGGAGGAAGCGCTGTCGAACAACCCCGAAGGGACCGACGTCCGGGTGATCCGATGA
- a CDS encoding glutamate--tRNA ligase — protein MDDDLEERVRAEAETHALYNALKHGSDPEVGAIMGPLMGENPDFRPHGDEVPGVVAPVVAEVSGMSDDERRERLLELAPELVEELEAEDEEDDQVLPDLPNADEYDEIRMRLAPNPNGPWHLGSARMPAVIGTYKEIYDGWMLCRFDDTDPETKRPDLDAYDQILDAIGYLGFEPDEVLKASDRVETYYDHARELIEKGGAYTCSCPAEHFRSLKADAEACEHRDKSVETVREEFEAMVDGEYSDGEMVLRVKTDIHHKNPALRDFVAFRMVDTPHPREEAADYRAWPMLDFQSGIDDHLTGVTHIIRGIDLQDSAKRQRFVYDYFDWEYPEVVHWGHVQIDAYDVPMSTSTIKEKVDAGELTGWDDPRAPTLASVKRRGIRGQAIVDAMVELGVSTSNVDLAMSSIYANNRDLIDDDTDRRFLVRDGDASDATDRDRLPAGAVEELALAGDVPDAGHPPLHPNHEDRGDRDVPASEGVLLESEDVPVDGERVWLKGLGCLRRDGDELAWVGTDIDLVREEGVPVVHWVGAGDDEHVRVRLRTMDGDVVGYAEPGYADYDVDDLVQFERVGFARFDAAPGDAEEADAGEYLAFYAHP, from the coding sequence ATGGACGACGATCTCGAGGAGCGCGTGCGCGCCGAGGCGGAGACACACGCGCTCTACAACGCCCTGAAGCACGGCTCCGACCCGGAGGTGGGCGCCATCATGGGCCCGCTGATGGGGGAGAACCCCGACTTCCGACCCCACGGCGACGAGGTGCCCGGCGTCGTCGCGCCGGTGGTCGCTGAGGTCTCGGGGATGAGCGACGACGAGCGCCGCGAGCGACTGCTCGAACTCGCGCCCGAACTGGTCGAGGAGCTGGAAGCCGAGGACGAGGAGGACGACCAGGTGCTCCCGGACCTCCCGAACGCCGACGAGTACGACGAGATCCGGATGCGCCTCGCGCCGAACCCCAACGGCCCGTGGCACCTCGGGTCCGCGCGCATGCCCGCGGTCATCGGGACGTACAAGGAGATCTACGACGGCTGGATGCTCTGCCGCTTCGACGACACCGACCCCGAGACAAAACGTCCGGATCTCGACGCCTACGACCAGATCCTCGACGCCATCGGCTACCTCGGCTTCGAGCCCGACGAGGTGCTGAAGGCGAGCGACCGCGTCGAGACGTACTACGACCACGCGCGCGAACTCATCGAGAAGGGCGGCGCATACACCTGTTCGTGCCCGGCCGAGCACTTCCGGAGCCTGAAGGCCGACGCCGAGGCCTGTGAGCACCGCGACAAGTCCGTCGAGACGGTGCGCGAGGAGTTCGAGGCGATGGTCGACGGCGAGTACTCGGACGGCGAGATGGTCCTCCGCGTGAAGACCGACATCCACCACAAGAACCCCGCGCTGCGCGACTTCGTCGCCTTCCGCATGGTCGACACGCCCCACCCGCGCGAGGAGGCGGCCGACTACCGCGCGTGGCCGATGCTCGACTTCCAGTCGGGGATCGACGACCACCTCACGGGCGTCACGCACATCATCCGCGGCATCGACCTCCAGGACTCCGCCAAGCGCCAGCGGTTCGTCTACGACTACTTCGACTGGGAGTACCCCGAGGTCGTCCACTGGGGGCACGTCCAGATCGACGCCTACGACGTGCCGATGTCCACCTCGACGATCAAGGAGAAGGTCGACGCCGGCGAGTTGACCGGCTGGGACGACCCGCGCGCGCCGACGCTGGCGTCGGTGAAGCGCCGCGGCATCCGGGGGCAGGCCATCGTCGACGCGATGGTCGAGCTGGGCGTCTCCACGAGCAACGTCGACCTGGCGATGTCGAGCATCTACGCGAACAACCGCGACCTGATCGACGACGACACCGACCGCCGGTTCCTCGTCCGCGACGGCGACGCCTCCGACGCGACCGACCGCGACCGGCTCCCCGCGGGCGCCGTCGAGGAGCTGGCGCTCGCCGGCGACGTGCCCGACGCGGGCCACCCGCCGTTGCACCCCAACCACGAGGACCGCGGCGACCGCGACGTGCCCGCGAGCGAGGGCGTGCTGCTTGAGTCCGAGGACGTGCCGGTCGACGGCGAGCGCGTCTGGCTCAAGGGGCTCGGCTGTCTGCGCCGCGACGGCGACGAACTCGCGTGGGTCGGCACCGACATCGACCTCGTGCGCGAGGAGGGCGTCCCGGTGGTCCACTGGGTCGGCGCCGGCGACGACGAGCACGTCCGCGTGCGACTCCGAACGATGGACGGCGACGTGGTCGGCTACGCCGAGCCCGGCTACGCGGACTACGACGTGGACGACCTGGTGCAGTTCGAGCGCGTGGGCTTCGCCCGGTTCGACGCCGCCCCGGGGGACGCCGAGGAGGCCGACGCCGGCGAGTACCTCGCCTTTTACGCGCACCCGTAA
- a CDS encoding 50S ribosomal protein L13, with amino-acid sequence MSLAEFEADVVVDGRDAIMGRVASQVAQKALDGERVAIVNAERAVITGNTEATLEKYRTRANLGSDSGPYYPKRPDRIFKRSVRGMLPYKTTKGREAFENVRVYVGNPFDSETTSPDEDAPEPEVLDGTSLDRLSNIKFTTLGAISEDLGANVTW; translated from the coding sequence ATGAGTCTCGCAGAGTTCGAGGCCGACGTGGTCGTCGACGGACGCGACGCCATCATGGGTCGCGTCGCGTCGCAGGTCGCACAGAAGGCGCTCGACGGCGAGCGCGTCGCGATCGTCAACGCCGAGCGCGCGGTCATCACGGGCAACACCGAGGCGACGCTCGAGAAGTACCGCACCCGCGCGAACCTCGGCTCCGACTCGGGTCCGTACTACCCGAAGCGGCCCGACCGCATCTTCAAGCGGTCGGTCCGCGGCATGCTGCCGTACAAGACCACGAAGGGTCGCGAGGCGTTCGAGAACGTCCGCGTGTACGTCGGCAACCCGTTCGACTCCGAGACGACCTCGCCCGACGAGGACGCGCCGGAACCGGAGGTGCTCGACGGCACCTCCCTCGATCGCCTGTCGAACATCAAGTTCACCACCCTCGGCGCGATCTCCGAGGACCTGGGGGCTAACGTCACATGGTAA
- a CDS encoding 30S ribosomal protein S13 gives MSAEEPENAPDAEEDDEDLQYFVRIGQTDLDGTKSVERSLSDMKGIGQRTARLVAEEAGVDRTATFGRLDQDDIDAVVDVVQNFSEHVPEWMVNRQKDFFTGETDHIVGSDLNEKRRHDINRMKMIDSYKGVRHKRGQKVRGQRTKSTGRTEGTIGVNVEEIREEQAEEEAAAEDEGE, from the coding sequence ATGAGTGCAGAAGAACCAGAGAACGCGCCCGACGCGGAGGAGGACGACGAGGACCTCCAGTACTTCGTCCGGATCGGTCAGACGGACCTGGACGGGACGAAGTCCGTCGAGCGCAGCCTCAGCGACATGAAAGGCATCGGCCAGCGCACGGCGCGCCTGGTGGCCGAGGAGGCCGGCGTGGACCGAACCGCCACGTTCGGCCGACTCGATCAGGACGACATCGACGCCGTCGTCGACGTCGTCCAGAACTTCTCGGAGCACGTGCCCGAGTGGATGGTCAACCGGCAGAAGGACTTCTTCACCGGCGAGACCGACCACATCGTGGGCTCTGACCTCAACGAGAAGCGCCGCCACGACATCAACCGGATGAAGATGATCGACTCCTACAAGGGCGTCCGCCACAAGCGCGGGCAGAAGGTCCGCGGACAGCGGACCAAGTCCACGGGCCGGACCGAGGGCACCATCGGAGTCAACGTCGAGGAGATCCGCGAAGAACAGGCCGAGGAGGAAGCGGCCGCGGAGGATGAAGGCGAATGA
- a CDS encoding 30S ribosomal protein S9 — MVTNTSGKKKTAVARATVTDGEGRVRIDSQPVELVEPEMARLKMLEPFRVAGEDLRSEVDIEVSVNGGGFAGQADAVRTAIARGLVQHRNDAELRDAFMEFDRSLLVNDSRQSEPKKWGGPGARARYQKSYR, encoded by the coding sequence ATGGTAACGAACACGTCCGGTAAGAAGAAGACCGCCGTCGCCCGCGCCACCGTCACGGACGGCGAGGGGCGAGTGCGTATCGACTCCCAGCCCGTCGAGCTGGTCGAACCCGAGATGGCCCGGCTGAAGATGCTGGAGCCGTTCCGCGTCGCCGGCGAGGACCTCCGCTCGGAGGTCGACATCGAGGTGTCGGTCAACGGCGGCGGCTTCGCCGGCCAGGCGGACGCGGTCCGCACGGCCATCGCGCGCGGCCTCGTGCAGCACCGCAACGACGCGGAGCTGCGCGACGCGTTCATGGAGTTCGACCGCTCCCTGCTGGTGAACGACTCCCGGCAGAGCGAACCGAAGAAGTGGGGCGGGCCCGGCGCACGCGCCCGCTACCAGAAGTCGTACCGCTGA
- a CDS encoding RNA methyltransferase — protein MSDDTGAADGDDATVATAGDSAHADREFVVVVVEPETPGNVGTIARAMKNFGLADLKLVDPPEIDRDSEAYGFAGHAREDVLPNADTVTLDEIVEDYHTVGTTAITGEDARRHVRFPFKTPTELRESLSTVDTDTALVFGREGTGLNNEELARLDEVISVPANPDYPVMNLGQAATVTLYELRSLFLDEYQLPDVEHERAAEPEIERFYEQFGAFLDEAESRDHKRERSERLIRRLVGRAHPTSKEVTTLTGVFRRATDLMEHADHGDRERDDEPRAR, from the coding sequence ATGAGCGACGACACGGGCGCCGCCGACGGCGACGACGCGACCGTGGCCACCGCCGGAGACTCGGCGCATGCCGACCGCGAGTTCGTCGTCGTCGTGGTCGAGCCGGAGACGCCGGGCAACGTCGGCACCATCGCGCGGGCGATGAAGAACTTCGGCCTCGCCGACCTGAAGCTGGTCGACCCGCCGGAGATCGATCGCGACAGCGAGGCGTACGGCTTCGCGGGCCACGCCCGCGAGGACGTGCTCCCGAACGCGGACACGGTGACCCTCGACGAGATCGTCGAGGACTATCACACCGTCGGCACCACCGCGATCACCGGCGAGGACGCCCGCAGACACGTCCGGTTCCCGTTCAAGACGCCCACCGAGCTCCGCGAGTCGCTTTCGACCGTCGACACGGACACGGCGCTGGTGTTCGGTCGCGAGGGGACCGGGCTGAACAACGAGGAGTTGGCGCGACTGGACGAGGTCATCTCCGTCCCCGCCAACCCCGACTACCCGGTGATGAACCTCGGGCAGGCGGCGACGGTGACGCTGTACGAGCTCCGTTCGCTGTTCCTCGACGAGTACCAGCTTCCGGACGTGGAACACGAGCGCGCCGCCGAGCCGGAGATCGAACGCTTCTACGAACAGTTCGGCGCGTTCCTCGACGAGGCCGAGTCGCGCGACCACAAGCGCGAGCGCAGCGAGCGGCTGATCCGCCGGCTCGTCGGCCGCGCGCACCCGACGAGCAAGGAGGTGACGACGCTGACGGGCGTGTTCCGGCGGGCGACCGACCTCATGGAGCACGCCGACCACGGCGACCGCGAGCGCGACGACGAACCGCGGGCGCGCTGA
- a CDS encoding sensor histidine kinase yields the protein MGDSGERTEPDVTPGGWGTEEVIDPALLDRMTDGFHAYDDEWNTTYLNERARRIVSEAAGVDLSTEEIVGRNVWEVVPEAVGTEIYDRYHEAMESQEPTEFEEYYEPLDTWFEIRAYPSESGLSVFFRDVTEQRVRREDLRARGEVLRGVTATIADADLSFEDRVSRLLRIGAEMLGTEYGTLSRIRDDRYVFEVVHAPDDSVVAGDEVDLSTTNCERVVVTEESLALSDVGEEPDLAERAGYTDWGISCYLGVPVRVNGSVYGTFCFYDRDAREEPFREWEVTTVELMAEWVSAALERQVVEENLRRQNDRLEEFAAIVSHDLRNPLAIAKGQTELAAEECDSEHLVKARNAHERMERIVSDVLTMAQTGTAVEDPEPVDLTAAAREAWATVDTGEATLDASGAPTVTADESRLLQLLENLFRNAVEHGGGDVHVVVESIPGGFAVADDGPGVPPEHREEAFDHGFSTRDDGTGFGLNIVRTIAEAHGWTVSLTDAESGGARFEFAETN from the coding sequence ATGGGAGATTCCGGGGAGCGAACCGAACCGGATGTGACACCGGGCGGATGGGGCACGGAGGAGGTGATCGACCCCGCTCTCCTCGACCGGATGACCGACGGGTTCCACGCGTACGACGACGAGTGGAACACGACGTACCTCAACGAGCGGGCCCGTCGGATCGTCTCCGAGGCGGCGGGCGTGGATCTCTCGACGGAGGAGATCGTCGGTCGGAACGTCTGGGAGGTGGTGCCGGAGGCGGTCGGAACCGAGATCTACGACCGGTACCACGAGGCGATGGAGAGCCAGGAGCCGACGGAGTTCGAGGAGTACTACGAGCCGCTCGATACGTGGTTCGAGATCCGGGCGTACCCCTCCGAGTCCGGACTCTCGGTGTTCTTCCGCGACGTCACCGAGCAGCGGGTCAGACGCGAGGACCTGCGGGCACGGGGTGAAGTGCTGCGCGGGGTCACCGCGACCATCGCCGACGCCGACCTCTCCTTCGAGGACCGGGTGTCGCGGCTCCTGCGGATCGGCGCCGAGATGCTGGGCACCGAGTACGGGACCCTCTCGCGGATCCGCGACGACCGGTACGTCTTCGAGGTCGTCCACGCCCCCGACGACAGCGTCGTCGCCGGCGACGAGGTCGACCTGTCGACGACCAACTGTGAGCGGGTCGTCGTCACCGAGGAGTCGCTCGCGCTCAGCGACGTGGGCGAGGAGCCGGACCTGGCCGAACGCGCGGGCTACACAGACTGGGGGATCTCCTGTTACCTCGGCGTGCCGGTCCGGGTGAACGGATCGGTGTACGGGACCTTCTGCTTCTACGACCGCGACGCGCGCGAGGAGCCGTTCAGGGAGTGGGAGGTGACGACCGTCGAGCTGATGGCCGAGTGGGTGTCGGCGGCGCTGGAGCGGCAGGTCGTCGAGGAGAACCTGCGCCGGCAGAACGACCGGCTGGAGGAGTTCGCGGCGATCGTGAGCCACGACCTCCGCAACCCGCTGGCGATCGCGAAGGGCCAGACGGAGTTGGCCGCCGAGGAGTGCGACAGCGAGCACCTAGTGAAGGCGCGGAACGCCCACGAACGGATGGAACGGATCGTCTCCGACGTGCTGACGATGGCGCAGACGGGGACCGCCGTCGAGGACCCGGAACCGGTCGACCTGACGGCGGCCGCGCGGGAAGCGTGGGCCACGGTCGACACCGGCGAGGCGACCCTCGACGCGTCGGGGGCGCCCACCGTCACGGCCGACGAGAGCCGGCTGCTCCAACTCCTGGAGAACCTCTTTCGCAACGCGGTCGAACACGGCGGCGGGGACGTCCACGTCGTCGTGGAGTCGATCCCCGGAGGGTTCGCCGTCGCCGACGACGGCCCGGGGGTCCCGCCGGAGCACCGCGAGGAGGCGTTCGACCACGGGTTCTCCACACGCGATGACGGCACCGGCTTCGGGCTGAACATCGTCCGGACCATCGCCGAGGCGCACGGCTGGACGGTCTCGCTGACCGACGCCGAGTCGGGCGGGGCGCGCTTCGAGTTCGCCGAGACGAACTGA
- a CDS encoding MaoC family dehydratase has protein sequence MPVYYEDVEVGDVETHGDYEVTREEVLSFAERYDPQWFHTDPDRAAEESPYGGLIASGWHTAAMTMRLLVEGTLAEAATVGAKGVDELRWPTPVRPGDTLRIENEVLEKVPERPERGVIRARTRTYNGDDEAVFSMIGNVMYLRRGDD, from the coding sequence ATGCCAGTCTACTACGAGGACGTCGAGGTCGGCGATGTCGAGACGCACGGCGACTACGAGGTGACCCGCGAGGAGGTGCTGTCGTTCGCCGAGCGGTACGACCCGCAGTGGTTCCACACCGACCCCGACCGGGCGGCCGAGGAGTCGCCCTACGGCGGCCTCATCGCCTCCGGGTGGCACACCGCCGCGATGACGATGCGCCTGCTCGTGGAGGGGACGCTCGCCGAGGCCGCGACCGTCGGCGCGAAGGGCGTCGACGAGCTCCGGTGGCCGACGCCGGTGCGGCCGGGCGACACCCTCCGGATCGAGAACGAGGTGCTGGAGAAGGTGCCAGAACGCCCGGAACGGGGGGTGATCCGGGCGCGAACGCGGACGTACAACGGGGACGACGAGGCCGTGTTCTCGATGATCGGGAACGTGATGTACCTCCGGCGAGGCGACGACTAG